A window from Oscillospiraceae bacterium encodes these proteins:
- a CDS encoding DUF3343 domain-containing protein, which produces MDTFYIGMNSVTYAHKANTLLNLKGIKCRVVRSPEHSCGYGIYVTASSRDEIIRILSEGGVKLSGVK; this is translated from the coding sequence TTGGATACTTTCTATATAGGAATGAACTCTGTGACATATGCGCACAAAGCCAATACCTTACTCAATTTAAAAGGCATTAAATGCCGCGTCGTTCGCTCGCCGGAGCATTCGTGCGGTTATGGAATTTATGTAACAGCATCGTCCCGTGACGAAATAATACGGATATTAAGCGAGGGCGGCGTCAAGCTTTCAGGGGTGAAATAA
- a CDS encoding SGNH/GDSL hydrolase family protein, translating into MKHIIAAAVSMLLLFAFFVDTAIAGQNVSSLFVAGDSISTGYNLENYFSKGREFTYNYANRLKTEYSCPLVNRAIDGQKASQLSDDFLNGEYDNDISGCGVFIMSIGANDYLGALQVFLSASGSSIDFSRLADREYLNSLAEVFASPLLAAAFSGLDESVYDNIINIISRIKNINPDALVIVHTIYNPFDGIDGMDLLAQLMNGYLDLVNGRIRDGAQENGYTYIDVCAAFAGKASQYIIRGDIHPTLSGHELIASLCKEKIDDYCSESVDSSNDAGNIPPAQTQTTDIETEENTADDYVTQTDMGDINDPGADQDEIKDNKITKIFISICAVIALAAVASAVILHKKGKKR; encoded by the coding sequence ATGAAACATATAATCGCTGCCGCCGTGTCTATGCTGCTTTTATTCGCTTTTTTTGTTGATACAGCGATCGCCGGGCAAAACGTCAGCTCTCTGTTTGTGGCAGGGGATTCTATTTCGACCGGCTATAATCTTGAAAATTATTTTTCAAAAGGCAGAGAGTTTACCTATAATTATGCAAACAGGCTGAAGACTGAATATTCCTGTCCGCTTGTCAACCGCGCGATAGACGGTCAGAAGGCTTCTCAGCTTTCGGATGATTTTCTTAACGGCGAATACGATAATGATATATCCGGTTGCGGTGTGTTTATCATGTCAATCGGCGCCAACGATTATCTCGGTGCTCTTCAGGTATTCCTTTCGGCATCCGGTTCCTCAATTGATTTTTCACGCCTTGCAGACCGTGAATATCTGAATTCACTTGCTGAAGTTTTTGCGTCACCATTGCTTGCGGCGGCTTTTTCCGGGCTGGATGAATCGGTATATGACAACATTATAAATATCATATCGCGTATAAAAAATATCAATCCCGACGCTCTTGTGATTGTACACACGATATATAATCCCTTTGACGGAATTGATGGCATGGACTTACTTGCGCAGCTTATGAACGGATATCTTGATCTTGTGAATGGTCGTATCCGTGACGGAGCGCAGGAAAACGGATATACATATATTGATGTCTGCGCGGCTTTTGCGGGAAAAGCGTCGCAGTATATAATACGCGGTGATATTCACCCGACATTATCCGGTCATGAGCTCATCGCCTCATTATGTAAAGAAAAAATTGATGATTATTGCTCTGAATCAGTTGATTCTTCCAATGATGCCGGAAATATTCCACCTGCCCAGACTCAGACCACAGACATTGAAACGGAAGAAAACACCGCCGATGATTATGTGACTCAAACCGATATGGGCGATATTAACGACCCGGGAGCGGATCAGGATGAAATAAAGGATAATAAAATAACAAAAATATTTATTTCAATATGCGCGGTCATAGCTCTTGCTGCGGTTGCATCAGCTGTTATATTGCATAAAAAAGGCAAAAAACGATGA
- a CDS encoding aminotransferase class V-fold PLP-dependent enzyme, which produces MKPIYFDNAATSYPVSAEVTKAVELFLRGPFGNPGRSGHDPAINTSEAIYNIRKDLCLFFGVNSPENAAFTYNATSALNEAILGSASAIAAVKGWGFNVITSVWEHNSILRPLYALKDGYNIDIKFISAPFSNRDAVISQLMSLADKQTGMICLSACTNTTGETSPYCEIGEIAKRLDIPFILDGSQAAGHFPFSLPDSGADILCVPGHKGLLGIMGCGAMILSDTSRIMPDSTMFGGSGVNPQLHTMPQEPPERFEAGTPGVPAIIALGKGIELINRTGTDSIRKHEADLTHFIYDQLSEMKSIRLYSPDCGGSIILFNTKMSCEIACDMLNSRGICVRGGMHCAPKAHTAIKTSSNGAVRISVGISNTIKEAQYLVNEIRNLFE; this is translated from the coding sequence ATGAAACCCATATATTTTGATAATGCTGCGACCTCATACCCGGTCTCCGCGGAAGTGACGAAAGCAGTGGAATTATTTCTGCGTGGACCGTTTGGAAACCCGGGGCGCAGCGGCCATGATCCCGCGATAAATACATCCGAAGCAATATATAATATACGCAAAGATCTTTGTTTGTTTTTTGGAGTTAATTCGCCGGAAAATGCAGCATTCACGTATAATGCAACCAGCGCGCTTAATGAAGCCATACTTGGCTCCGCTTCGGCAATCGCCGCGGTCAAAGGATGGGGATTTAACGTAATAACCTCTGTTTGGGAGCATAATTCTATCTTAAGACCGCTTTACGCGTTAAAAGATGGATATAATATTGATATCAAATTCATAAGCGCTCCATTTTCAAACAGAGATGCCGTAATTTCTCAGCTTATGTCGCTTGCCGATAAACAGACCGGAATGATATGCCTTTCCGCATGCACAAACACAACCGGTGAAACATCGCCTTATTGCGAGATCGGCGAAATTGCAAAACGGCTTGATATACCCTTTATATTAGACGGTTCGCAGGCAGCCGGGCATTTTCCATTTTCTCTGCCTGATTCGGGAGCAGACATACTCTGCGTTCCGGGACATAAAGGACTGCTGGGAATCATGGGGTGCGGAGCGATGATCTTGTCTGACACATCGCGTATAATGCCTGATTCAACCATGTTCGGCGGAAGCGGAGTCAATCCGCAGCTCCATACGATGCCTCAGGAACCGCCGGAGCGGTTTGAAGCGGGCACTCCCGGGGTTCCTGCAATAATAGCTCTCGGTAAAGGTATTGAATTAATAAATCGTACAGGAACCGACAGCATAAGAAAGCATGAAGCAGATCTGACACATTTTATCTATGATCAGCTGAGTGAAATGAAATCCATTCGATTGTATTCGCCGGATTGCGGCGGAAGCATAATTTTGTTCAATACAAAAATGTCATGCGAAATTGCCTGTGATATGTTGAACAGCAGAGGAATCTGTGTCAGGGGCGGCATGCACTGCGCGCCGAAAGCGCATACGGCCATAAAGACGTCTTCGAACGGTGCAGTCAGAATAAGTGTCGGCATTTCCAACACGATTAAAGAAGCACAATATCTCGTCAATGAAATTCGCAATCTTTTTGAATAA
- a CDS encoding energy-coupled thiamine transporter ThiT — MQTAKYSKTRTLVECSILIAAATVLSFIKIYEAPLGGSVTLFSMVPIIVISFRHGVKWGLASGFVYSVIQALLGISVLAYVPTAVGIVISTLLDYTIAFTVIGLAGIFKNIKLTTSESANSYIGAMLGAFSVCVLRFISSYLSGVVVWYEITKNGDWNEYVHTVGAWLYSFVYNITYLGPETVLVLIAMAVIVRAGFIKQREKIKSYTF; from the coding sequence ATGCAGACCGCAAAATATTCAAAGACAAGAACGCTTGTCGAATGCTCAATTCTCATCGCCGCCGCGACCGTGCTGAGTTTTATTAAAATTTATGAAGCTCCGCTCGGAGGGTCCGTAACGCTTTTCTCTATGGTTCCGATCATCGTGATTTCATTCAGACACGGTGTCAAATGGGGGCTTGCGAGTGGCTTCGTATATTCCGTGATACAGGCTCTTCTCGGAATTTCCGTGCTCGCATATGTGCCTACCGCAGTCGGAATAGTTATATCGACACTGCTTGATTATACTATCGCTTTTACCGTAATCGGTCTCGCGGGCATATTTAAAAATATAAAATTAACAACCTCGGAATCGGCAAACAGCTATATAGGAGCAATGCTGGGCGCGTTTTCGGTATGTGTCCTGCGTTTTATAAGCTCATATTTATCCGGGGTGGTCGTATGGTATGAAATAACCAAAAACGGCGACTGGAACGAATATGTTCATACCGTAGGCGCATGGCTTTATTCATTTGTATATAATATCACCTATCTCGGACCGGAGACGGTGCTTGTTCTGATCGCAATGGCTGTTATTGTCCGTGCCGGATTTATTAAACAGCGCGAAAAAATTAAATCATACACTTTTTAA
- a CDS encoding ATP-binding protein yields the protein MSYSRETIIRVTDMFKTKPANARAMAQKRREEVSSLFPEIKNIDMKLEKTGSKIFAAISAGGSDMNAKLEELKKENLMLQAEKGDILASHGFPRDYTHVKYECNLCSDTGYVGIDMCSCMKKALNEDSFLSSGLGRLAQTQDFTNFAFSRFTKTPKAGKQASEYDIMLTNYNSCLAYADSFGNESGSLLFIGGTGLGKTHLSGAIGKAVIKKGYHTVYESAPNILLAFERERFGKSQDIDTGKYFTCDLLIIDDLGTEFANRVALSDIYNIINSRLVDGRPMIISTNLNYVQLEKQYEPRMISRLFGEFKVLLFEGVDYRRAKV from the coding sequence ATGAGCTACAGCAGAGAAACAATCATCCGCGTTACCGATATGTTTAAAACAAAGCCGGCAAACGCGCGCGCCATGGCGCAGAAGCGTCGGGAAGAAGTAAGCAGTCTTTTCCCCGAGATTAAAAATATTGATATGAAGCTTGAAAAGACGGGATCGAAAATATTCGCGGCCATTTCGGCCGGCGGTTCGGATATGAACGCAAAGCTTGAGGAACTTAAGAAAGAAAACCTGATGCTGCAGGCTGAGAAGGGCGATATTCTTGCTTCTCACGGCTTTCCGAGGGATTATACTCATGTAAAATACGAATGCAATTTATGTTCTGACACGGGATATGTCGGCATAGATATGTGTTCGTGTATGAAAAAAGCTTTAAACGAGGACAGCTTTTTATCGAGTGGTCTCGGCAGACTGGCTCAGACGCAGGATTTTACTAATTTTGCGTTTTCCCGCTTCACAAAAACGCCTAAAGCAGGCAAACAAGCCTCCGAATATGACATAATGCTGACTAATTACAATTCATGTCTCGCATATGCCGATTCCTTTGGAAATGAAAGCGGCTCTCTATTATTTATCGGAGGAACAGGGCTGGGAAAAACTCATCTGTCCGGCGCAATAGGGAAAGCTGTGATAAAAAAAGGCTATCACACCGTTTACGAAAGCGCACCGAACATACTTCTTGCTTTCGAACGAGAAAGGTTCGGTAAAAGTCAGGATATTGACACAGGCAAATATTTTACCTGTGATCTGCTGATAATAGACGACCTCGGAACAGAATTTGCTAACCGCGTGGCTTTATCTGATATATACAATATTATCAATTCCCGTCTGGTTGACGGCCGTCCGATGATAATAAGCACTAATTTAAATTATGTGCAGCTTGAAAAGCAGTATGAACCACGTATGATTTCCAGATTGTTCGGAGAATTCAAGGTGCTTTTATTTGAAGGAGTGGATTACCGCCGGGCAAAGGTCTGA
- the pyrB gene encoding aspartate carbamoyltransferase has translation MIKDSDRIKVEFSHLTDFRDITAEEWNMLYALASDIYEHPADYAGVCSGKLLGTLFYEPSTRTQLSFQAAMIRLGGNVIGFSDPARSSVSKGESLVDTIRIISGYCDLLAMRTAVEGSALAASYYSSVPVINAGDGGHLHPTQTLTDLFTITRLKGTLTGLCIGICGDLLNGRTVHSLAGALSRYHGNTIYLISTGELKIPMWCQKLLISSGNRIIETQSLEECIPRLDVLYMTRIQKERFNSESEYIAQSKVYRLDEDKLYFAKKDLLIMHPLPKVDEIVPAVDDDPRAGYFDQARFGMYVRMALIISLCEKPFVKKPSPRAFTGTRKCTNPKCVTAFEHYLQPFMRRDGDEIRCVYCDKKI, from the coding sequence ATGATTAAAGATAGCGATCGCATAAAAGTGGAATTTTCGCATCTTACGGATTTCAGAGACATAACGGCCGAAGAATGGAATATGCTTTACGCTCTTGCTTCGGATATATATGAGCATCCTGCTGATTATGCCGGCGTTTGCTCCGGAAAGCTTCTGGGCACGCTGTTTTACGAGCCGAGCACCAGGACACAGCTTTCGTTTCAAGCGGCGATGATTCGCCTTGGCGGAAATGTCATTGGCTTTTCCGATCCCGCGCGTTCATCGGTTTCGAAGGGCGAATCCTTAGTTGATACGATCAGGATAATTTCTGGATATTGCGATTTACTGGCAATGCGTACGGCGGTCGAAGGCAGCGCGCTTGCCGCTTCGTATTATTCATCTGTTCCGGTTATCAATGCCGGAGACGGCGGACATCTTCACCCCACCCAGACATTGACGGATTTGTTCACCATCACCAGATTGAAAGGTACTCTTACAGGACTTTGCATAGGTATCTGCGGTGATTTGCTCAACGGGCGTACGGTCCATTCACTTGCCGGTGCTCTTTCGAGATATCATGGCAATACGATCTATTTAATTTCAACCGGTGAGCTTAAAATACCGATGTGGTGTCAAAAGCTGTTGATTTCCAGCGGCAACCGCATAATCGAAACGCAGAGCCTTGAGGAATGCATTCCGCGGCTTGATGTTTTATATATGACTCGTATCCAAAAAGAGAGATTCAATTCTGAATCCGAATATATCGCTCAGTCAAAGGTATACCGGCTTGACGAGGACAAGCTTTATTTTGCCAAGAAGGATCTATTAATTATGCATCCGCTTCCCAAGGTGGATGAAATTGTCCCCGCCGTTGACGACGATCCCCGAGCCGGTTATTTCGATCAGGCGCGATTCGGCATGTACGTCAGGATGGCTCTTATCATCTCACTGTGTGAAAAGCCCTTTGTTAAAAAGCCAAGCCCTCGCGCTTTCACCGGAACCCGAAAATGCACGAATCCTAAATGCGTCACCGCGTTTGAACATTATCTGCAGCCTTTTATGCGCCGTGACGGAGATGAAATCAGATGTGTATACTGCGATAAAAAAATATGA
- a CDS encoding peptidoglycan DD-metalloendopeptidase family protein produces the protein MTKKRRGDFPMQDNKNKKPSKKRGVAQGGGLYIALALCILAVICIATYSAIKNMFDISNPGNTPPISAVNPPQTQSPVDNPQTNDAPAAQTGNNNENPVDNPVETNPAGENNNTQDKPVSVDPPYVRTYAKPINGTVSKAFSGDTLVFSTTMNDYRVHNGVDIPCSVGDGVKCFSDGFVESITEDPLMGYTITINHENGLKSVYQNLSDVFPQEIGEGVRVSTGQIIAGVGESALIECAELPHLHFSVLLNGVEVDPEPYFG, from the coding sequence ATGACGAAAAAAAGAAGAGGAGATTTTCCGATGCAGGACAATAAAAACAAAAAGCCGTCTAAGAAACGCGGCGTGGCTCAGGGCGGGGGCTTATACATAGCCCTTGCGCTGTGTATTCTCGCCGTCATATGTATCGCCACTTATTCGGCGATAAAAAACATGTTCGATATTTCCAATCCCGGTAACACTCCCCCGATTTCAGCCGTAAACCCTCCGCAAACCCAATCTCCGGTAGACAATCCTCAGACAAACGATGCTCCGGCGGCCCAGACAGGCAATAACAACGAAAACCCGGTAGATAATCCTGTTGAAACAAATCCGGCCGGAGAAAATAACAATACCCAGGACAAGCCGGTATCGGTTGACCCGCCCTATGTAAGAACCTACGCAAAACCGATAAACGGTACGGTTTCCAAAGCTTTTTCAGGCGATACGCTCGTATTTTCCACCACAATGAATGATTACAGAGTTCACAACGGTGTGGACATCCCCTGCTCCGTCGGTGACGGCGTTAAATGCTTTTCAGACGGATTTGTAGAAAGCATTACCGAAGATCCCCTGATGGGATATACAATCACAATTAATCATGAAAACGGACTGAAATCGGTTTATCAGAATCTATCCGACGTTTTCCCGCAGGAAATAGGAGAGGGAGTGCGTGTGAGCACAGGACAAATAATCGCCGGAGTCGGCGAAAGCGCTCTTATTGAATGCGCGGAATTGCCCCATCTCCACTTTTCAGTACTGCTAAACGGAGTCGAAGTCGACCCGGAACCTTACTTCGGTTAA
- a CDS encoding CPBP family intramembrane glutamic endopeptidase: MTEQKRPSNRNIGFILLVAVTCVALMAAFEIIWKPSYIIKAGVKIVLLLIIPLVVTFSFRCCSGVNKVAIGFMRALKPGIKTGIIAVTIGAAVYAFIIIAYLLLRNIIDLSRVTDALANGVGVGKDNFLYVSLYIAFVNSLIEEVFFRAFCFFGLKTLIPRRKAYLFSSVLFSVYHVSMLIGWFSIPIFAAVLIALVAAGVIFIGIDEAFNSVFASWATHCFSNLAVNTIGLVLLKII; encoded by the coding sequence TTGACAGAACAAAAGCGACCATCGAATAGGAATATAGGATTTATTTTGCTTGTCGCGGTGACATGCGTTGCGCTTATGGCGGCGTTTGAGATTATCTGGAAGCCGTCTTATATAATTAAAGCTGGTGTTAAGATCGTGTTGCTTTTGATTATACCTCTGGTTGTGACATTTTCTTTCCGCTGCTGTTCCGGCGTTAATAAAGTTGCCATCGGCTTTATGAGAGCATTGAAACCGGGAATTAAAACTGGTATAATAGCAGTAACAATAGGAGCCGCGGTTTATGCTTTTATCATAATAGCTTATCTGCTCCTTAGAAACATAATTGATCTCTCCCGCGTGACCGACGCGCTGGCAAACGGTGTCGGAGTTGGCAAAGATAATTTCCTGTATGTATCGCTGTATATTGCCTTTGTGAATTCATTGATCGAAGAGGTTTTTTTTAGGGCATTTTGCTTTTTTGGCTTAAAGACATTGATTCCGAGGAGAAAAGCATATCTTTTTTCATCTGTATTATTTTCCGTATATCATGTATCGATGCTGATCGGATGGTTTTCTATTCCTATTTTTGCGGCGGTGCTCATTGCGTTGGTGGCGGCCGGAGTTATTTTTATCGGAATCGACGAAGCATTCAACAGTGTGTTTGCCTCTTGGGCGACGCATTGCTTTTCCAATTTAGCTGTTAATACTATCGGATTGGTGCTTCTTAAAATAATATAA
- a CDS encoding phage terminase large subunit, whose amino-acid sequence MKRTDKYIKSLRPFPPQEKFFTADARRIAYGGARGGGKSYAMRTKLILLALNLSGIQILLLRRNFPELRENHINPMRKILYGIAKYRDSTKEFIFPNTSRIKLGYLADKFDALQYQGQSYDCIGMEEATQFTEEQYMAMTECCRVSGMMKAEFCPRMYFTCNPGGVGHAWFKRLFIDKDFHEGESAEDYVFIRSTVYDNEFIMKHNPDYIRNLKSLPPIRRRAMLDGDWDAFEGQYFPEFTRDLHVCEPFVIPSDWLRFACLDYGLDMTACLWLCYPPDLGKLYVYRELYEPDLILSEAAKRIAEAQKNDIVRYICASPDLAGRRQESGMSGFDVMRASGLSKLTAADNARIAGWRRLREFLHTEIEYSNDGNISNDNIKTRFAIFSCCTNLIRTLPKLTFDKYEAEDASRTPHEFTHAPDALRYGVMSLSFLPGKSRFQINNKKEKSLKEEFFGEERGDYSVFMRQ is encoded by the coding sequence TTGAAAAGAACAGATAAATATATAAAATCACTCCGTCCCTTCCCTCCTCAGGAAAAATTCTTCACAGCTGACGCGCGAAGGATAGCTTATGGAGGTGCAAGAGGCGGAGGAAAAAGCTATGCGATGAGGACAAAGCTTATTTTGCTTGCTTTGAATCTCAGCGGTATACAAATCCTGCTTTTACGACGTAACTTCCCGGAGCTGCGCGAAAATCATATTAACCCGATGAGAAAGATACTGTACGGCATCGCTAAATACCGTGACAGCACAAAGGAATTCATCTTCCCAAACACAAGCCGTATTAAATTAGGTTATCTCGCGGATAAATTTGATGCGCTCCAATATCAGGGGCAGTCATATGACTGCATAGGCATGGAGGAAGCGACACAATTCACCGAAGAACAATATATGGCTATGACGGAATGCTGCCGCGTATCGGGTATGATGAAGGCGGAATTCTGTCCGCGTATGTACTTTACCTGCAATCCGGGCGGAGTAGGTCACGCATGGTTCAAGCGTCTGTTTATCGACAAGGATTTTCACGAAGGCGAATCCGCGGAGGATTATGTTTTTATAAGATCCACTGTTTACGATAATGAATTTATAATGAAGCATAATCCTGATTATATCCGGAACTTGAAAAGTCTCCCTCCTATCCGCAGAAGAGCCATGCTCGACGGTGACTGGGACGCATTCGAGGGGCAATATTTTCCGGAATTCACACGCGATTTACATGTTTGCGAACCATTCGTTATCCCCTCTGACTGGCTTAGATTCGCATGCCTGGATTACGGACTTGATATGACGGCCTGCCTTTGGCTGTGTTATCCGCCTGATCTCGGTAAACTTTATGTATACCGTGAGCTATACGAGCCGGATCTGATTCTTTCGGAAGCGGCAAAACGGATCGCGGAAGCGCAGAAAAACGATATAGTGCGATACATATGCGCGAGCCCTGATCTTGCCGGAAGGAGGCAGGAAAGCGGAATGAGCGGCTTTGACGTAATGCGCGCGTCAGGGCTATCAAAGCTGACTGCGGCAGATAATGCAAGAATCGCCGGATGGCGAAGGCTGCGCGAATTTCTGCACACCGAAATTGAGTATAGCAATGACGGCAATATCAGCAATGATAATATTAAAACGCGTTTTGCGATCTTTTCCTGCTGTACAAATCTGATTAGGACGCTACCGAAGCTCACCTTCGACAAGTACGAAGCCGAAGACGCGTCGAGAACTCCGCACGAATTTACTCATGCTCCGGACGCTCTCAGATACGGAGTAATGTCTTTAAGCTTCCTGCCGGGTAAATCGCGCTTTCAGATCAACAATAAAAAAGAAAAATCCCTCAAAGAGGAATTTTTCGGTGAAGAAAGAGGCGATTATTCAGTCTTTATGCGTCAGTAA
- a CDS encoding manganese efflux pump MntP family protein gives MGFTELFLIAVGLSMDAFAVCICKGLNMKEVNYRSALLMAVFFGGFQALMPLIGWLTGSRFQRYITDYDHWIAFLLLGIIGGKMILDALKPDSGKDNINKSDCKTEMENSNGIITIKELFALAVATSIDALAVGITFALLPDINIWVSITTIGVTTFVLSALGVVAGNRIGNKYEKKAELAGGIILVLIGLKILLEHLIFY, from the coding sequence ATGGGATTCACGGAGCTTTTTCTGATTGCCGTCGGGTTATCAATGGACGCCTTTGCGGTATGTATCTGCAAGGGACTAAATATGAAAGAAGTAAATTATCGCAGCGCTCTTTTAATGGCTGTTTTTTTTGGCGGATTTCAGGCGCTCATGCCGCTGATAGGATGGCTGACAGGCTCGAGGTTTCAGCGCTATATAACCGATTATGATCACTGGATAGCTTTTTTGCTTTTGGGCATTATCGGAGGTAAAATGATTTTGGATGCCCTGAAGCCTGACAGCGGTAAAGATAACATAAATAAATCCGATTGTAAAACCGAAATGGAAAATAGCAATGGTATAATAACAATAAAAGAGCTTTTTGCTCTCGCTGTGGCAACAAGCATTGACGCTCTTGCAGTCGGTATTACCTTCGCGCTGCTTCCCGATATAAATATATGGGTTTCAATAACAACAATAGGAGTGACAACATTTGTTCTTTCCGCACTCGGAGTTGTGGCGGGAAACAGGATCGGTAATAAATATGAAAAGAAAGCAGAGCTTGCGGGAGGCATAATTCTTGTATTGATCGGGTTGAAAATTCTTTTAGAGCATCTTATCTTTTATTAA
- a CDS encoding DnaD domain protein, translating into MKFKLKIGPSSESDIILPRKIAELLPGTDIVESKLIIYLYAACSDGLSQFDAASLSGKLPEEFEKDEIARALSFWRGAGVIEIAGKKAPKIADMLPVETDKTKITVTSGLQTRAPLFDPEKKPCYTSEELSAAIDNKKEFKQLLAFTETRVKKPLNTTELSILYSFYDYLALPTDVIMLATEHCVAEGKKSLRYIEKLLIAFCENGINTYDAAEAYIQRYVKYKSFEGKLRAMCGIGERELTKNEKTAVGEWSQDKFYTDELIKCAYEITVNAINKPSISYMKKVMDRWRADGIDTPEKVAEEYSKSKSAASSCDRSFDTGDFFQAAVEKARRA; encoded by the coding sequence ATGAAATTTAAATTGAAAATAGGTCCAAGCTCTGAAAGCGATATAATTCTGCCGCGTAAAATCGCGGAGCTTCTTCCGGGTACGGATATTGTCGAATCTAAGCTTATAATATATTTATACGCCGCTTGTTCAGACGGTCTATCGCAGTTTGATGCTGCTTCTTTATCCGGAAAGCTTCCGGAGGAATTTGAAAAAGATGAAATTGCGCGCGCTCTCAGCTTTTGGCGCGGCGCCGGAGTTATAGAGATCGCTGGGAAAAAAGCGCCAAAAATTGCTGATATGCTTCCCGTGGAAACGGATAAAACCAAGATAACAGTTACTTCCGGCTTGCAGACGCGCGCTCCGCTTTTTGATCCCGAGAAAAAACCTTGTTATACCTCAGAGGAACTGTCAGCGGCGATCGATAATAAAAAAGAATTTAAACAGCTGCTGGCATTTACAGAAACTCGTGTTAAAAAGCCGCTTAATACCACCGAGCTTTCCATACTGTATTCGTTTTACGATTATCTGGCTCTTCCCACGGATGTTATAATGCTTGCCACCGAGCATTGTGTTGCTGAAGGAAAGAAATCGCTCAGATATATCGAAAAGCTGCTTATTGCGTTTTGTGAAAACGGAATCAATACATACGACGCCGCTGAAGCTTATATACAGCGGTATGTTAAATACAAGAGCTTTGAAGGAAAGCTGCGTGCTATGTGCGGTATCGGCGAACGTGAGCTTACCAAAAATGAAAAGACCGCCGTCGGCGAATGGTCACAGGATAAATTCTATACTGACGAGCTTATTAAATGCGCTTATGAAATAACGGTCAACGCTATAAACAAACCTTCCATATCATATATGAAAAAGGTCATGGATCGCTGGCGCGCCGACGGAATCGACACGCCGGAAAAGGTTGCCGAAGAATATTCTAAATCGAAATCAGCTGCTTCGTCATGTGATCGTAGCTTTGATACAGGCGATTTCTTTCAGGCGGCTGTTGAAAAGGCCAGACGTGCCTGA
- a CDS encoding HAD-IIA family hydrolase yields the protein MNNITREQFKELIDKKIGFICDMDGVIYHGDRLLDGVTEFVSWLRRENKSFLFLTNSSERAPVELSRKMQRLGLDIEPIHFYTSALATASFLSSQCPGGSAYVIGEPGLVYALYEAGISMNDYNPDYVIVGESHTYNYEKIAHAVKLVRNGAKLIGTNTDLTGPSNEGIIPACRALISPIELATGKAAYFIGKPNPLIMRHAMRKLGCHREESVIIGDRMDTDIIAGVQTELDTILVLSGVTAAEDLSSYPYTPTYVCNGVRDICTIAMS from the coding sequence ATGAATAATATAACAAGAGAACAGTTTAAGGAGCTGATTGATAAAAAAATCGGCTTTATATGCGACATGGACGGTGTAATATATCACGGCGACAGACTTCTCGACGGAGTTACGGAATTTGTCTCATGGTTAAGACGGGAAAATAAATCTTTTTTATTTTTGACTAACAGCAGCGAACGGGCACCGGTTGAACTTTCGCGTAAAATGCAGCGCCTGGGTCTTGATATTGAACCCATACATTTTTATACGTCGGCGCTTGCGACCGCATCGTTTCTCTCTTCGCAATGCCCGGGAGGCAGCGCGTATGTAATCGGAGAGCCCGGACTCGTTTACGCTCTTTACGAAGCGGGAATAAGTATGAACGATTATAACCCCGACTATGTCATTGTCGGAGAATCACATACGTATAATTACGAAAAAATTGCACACGCTGTCAAGCTCGTCAGAAACGGAGCAAAGCTGATCGGTACGAATACCGACCTCACAGGGCCGTCAAACGAAGGAATAATACCCGCCTGCCGTGCGCTTATATCTCCGATAGAGCTGGCGACGGGAAAAGCAGCATATTTTATTGGAAAACCGAATCCGCTTATAATGCGCCACGCCATGCGCAAGCTTGGATGCCACAGAGAGGAATCGGTGATCATCGGCGACCGCATGGATACCGATATAATAGCAGGTGTGCAAACAGAGCTTGATACAATACTCGTGCTTTCGGGCGTCACCGCCGCGGAGGATCTATCATCATACCCTTACACGCCGACATATGTCTGCAACGGAGTAAGGGATATTTGCACAATCGCAATGTCATAA